The Labeo rohita strain BAU-BD-2019 chromosome 10, IGBB_LRoh.1.0, whole genome shotgun sequence genomic interval GATTAACCTTTTTTACTTAACAGATCGTTTTAAATTCTGTTTGCACTTCATAACAGagaatattgaaatattaattaatcattCTAAACATCATGAAgatatatgaataaaacaacactgaaaaatAATGTTACTTATATTGAAGAAAAGAGGTTTATTTCCAAGACAGAAATGTGACTCGTCTTTTAAGAAGTCTTTCACAGAcaccatgaactcctctgtcaTGAATGTGTAGATTATTGGGTTAAGCATTGGAGGAAGTACAGTGGTCAAAGAGAGATTAAAAATCCTTGTGTTAGCGTTTAGAAATGAAGAAAGAACATATGTAAAAGTGATGGGTACATTAAATATAGTCACTAATAATAAATGAGCAGTACATGTCTTTGTGGCTCTTTTACGGTCTTGTGGCGTTGTGATTTTGAACAATGTCACAGCAATGCATGTATATGAAAAGATAATAAAAGCTATTCCGTTTTAGCTTATTGATACCCAAGGATTCTGCAACATGTACACCTACCCCACCCCAAAACTAAACCTACCCTTACAGTAATCAAAATACAGCGTTGAAAACATAATCTGATAGGAAGCATTATTTGTCAGAACACCACAAAGTGAAACATACTGAGCTGTCATCATAAGTGTGTACGAAACGATTACAAGTACTCACCGTTtctaccgcctctagtgtttatttctgttggaaactgcagtgatatgtacttactgGTACGTATTTTGCATCTCACAAAAAGTTTACACAGTTACGTTTTCGTAATGAGACCAGGttgtgtttttcacaggatttgtacccaaggattccgcatcctaagtccaattccatgCCGGCCAGGCTAccaagcaagcttgttacatctggaaattgaaacatatggagctgtaatcataactgtgtatgaaaatgattacaagtgcctattgttttaccacctctagtgttaatttcagTTGGAAACTACAGTTATATGTACCTATTGGtacatattttgtatattacatatattgttCCTAGAGATTCTATCAtcatatgtaaatgtttattagCTAAAGGCTTGAATCCCCTAGTTTTGCGACGCTAATCATGCTTCGCTAATCATGAACATACTTAAACAAAAGATGTAAGTGTGCATGAACGGCCACTATTCCAATCATCACTGTAACTTCAATAAggcctatccaccttatttttaacataagagACCCGCAACCATTTGTAACCTAAATGTGCAAGGCTTCTGGTGTTACTCACTTCCAGTtattttaactgtacaaaaacatTACCATATGCTGCTTCATATTGATAAGTGGTGTTTGctatcatattattttagtttattattgtaATCATAAACATACTGGTTCATAGTCCAAATTGTTTTACCGTTTGCTGCTGGTTCAGCAGCTAATGAAGTGAAAGTCTTTAAAATAGTTTACTTCTAACTTTTTACGTATTGTTAAAAACTTGGCACGCACCTGAAAAGAAAAGGCTTTCTTGAATATTCAAtgtaatatgtgaccttgggccacaaaaccagtcttaagtagcacgggtatatttgtaccaatagccaaaaatacattgtatgggtcaaaatgattgatttttcttttatgccatatATCATTAAGTAAATATCTtgatccatgaagatattttgtaaatttcctaccataaatatatcaaaacttaattttagattagtaatatgcattgctaagaacttcatttggacaactttaaaggcaaatttctcaatattttgatttatttgcaccatcagattccagattttcaaatagctgtacctcggccaaatattatactaacattaatggaaagcttatttattcagctcttagatgatgtataaatctcactttcacaaaatttacccttatgtctggttctgtggtccagggtcacattatttatatatatatatatatatatatatatatatatatatagactgtTTTAATGCTTTATGTTCTCAAATTCATTTCACAAACCAATATAAGTCAGATATAACAAATCAGATATAAGGGAGCAGGGATGCATTATAAGCaatgaacaaaaaacacactAAAGTTACAACGGTATTATTTATCCACTATTTGTATTTCAATAACAatgtaaactgttttttaatacattacagTAGTTTGTTAGTAGCTTCAACATTTTATGGAGTGATACCTTCCTTAACTTACGTTGCCTGGCTTTTACAGAActtatattaaattacatttagaaatGCAGAACATTGAAGCATACATTtttcagcaacaacaacaaaacaatacaaatgacCACAGTGTctaacaatgttttaaaaatttgggAAAAGggtttattttgaatatggGAATATGATTCTTCGTTTAAGAACTCTTTTCAGAgaggccatgaactcctctgtctTGAACGTGTAGATTATTGGGTTAAGCATTGGAGGAAGAGCAGAGGTCAGAGAGAGATTAATGATCCGTGTGTTAGTGTTTATAAATGATGAAAGAGCATATGTAAAAGTGATAGGCACATAAAATATAGCCACTACTATTAAATGAGCAGTACATGTCTTTGCGGCTCTTTGACGATCTTGTGGGGTTGTGATTTTGGACAATGTCACCGCTATGCAtacataggaaaaaaaaataaacgatACTGGAAAGCCAAGAATTAATACTGGGTACAAACCACCTATTACAGAGTTTGGGAGATAATTGCTACAGGCAGAACGATACATAGGCCCATGATCACAGTAGAAACTATTTATAATGACAATAACTCTACAGAAAGAAAGTCTGCTAATGAAAATTGTAGCAGCGCTTACCATAAGCAGTACTATTGCCCAAGTGAATCCAATTATAACTAGCATTGATCTGTGGGTCACAATGGTATGATACCTCAGTGGTAAACAAATAGCTACTAATCGGTCAAAAGACAGAACAGCAAGAGATAAGGACTGTGTTGAAATAGatacaaaaacagagaacataTTAAACAAGCACAATCCATATGGAATCAGCTGATTcccaaacaaaaatgtatccaGTAGCTGAGGGATCACAGCAGTACTCTCACAAATGTCTGTCAGTGATAAATTAAAGACAGCGATATATTTAGGCGTGTGAAGATTTCGGTCTATAATAATAACAAGCATGAGGCAGGAGTTTCCAAGCAAAGAAATAATGTAGACAAAAAACAAGAATATATAATAGTACCTCACGTGAGGTATACCAGAAAAACCACTAATGTAGAAATAAGATGGGGTTGAAATATTCCTGTTTTCAGTGAAATCAAGATTCATGGTGAGTTCACTTTGTATTCAGCCTGGCTGGGTAGAAAAGCAGTATGTTATTAAACACGGTAAACATGGTTTCATTATATTGTTCTTCAAAACAAACACTGCAACAATTGACTCTCAGACAGATATTTAGACTGCAGTAAACTGTCTAAAAAATAAGCaatatatgttatatacatacacatacataagaCTCACAATTTAATCCCTGCAGAACAAAGCCAAACATATGAACATATTAGGCATTTCATTAGGCACCTCAGTTATATTATAACATTCACCTTAAAAACTTCTATTGCCCTATTTGAATAGGATTTGGTATATAATATACAAGATTTTGTATAATAAATGCTGCAAACACAGTAGCTTAGATGTACTCACACAAAGAATAATACGCCTATAGGAAGTTTTACTCGAGCTAATACAGAAAGTGCCCTGTAAAAAGACTTCCCCAGACCTGATACATACTGAACTATATATCTTCCAGATATGAATGGCAGGCCTCTCCAGACTTGTcagttgaccaatcagaatcagatACACTGACTAATCCATAGGGATGCACAAAACTGAAGTTGTGAAGGAACCTTAACCAACAAGAAGTATGCAAGTTACAGATATCTTGATAAAGGTTACTGCTGTTTTAGTGTTGAGAGATCACATTTAATATGGggctaaaaaaaaagagacaagcTAAATGAACATCACTGGCCAATGAAAAACtcataaaactacattttatgaCACAAGTGTCGCCATTGTCGCTCACTAAGAGTAATGATGGATTTTAGAAAATGCACAGACAAGCAGAGTCATCAGCGATAATAGCCTAGTACATTATAACGCCACAGTGTTACGGGCGTCCCGAGTACCGAGCTTTCTCCCAATTTACTTCCTGTCTGCTCTACACTGTACAACTgtaataaagacaaaaataaatcttcaaaAAAAGACAAGCAGAGTCATACAAATGGTGAACAGTTCAAGGGCTGATACTGGTGATATATCCAGTAATAACCACACATCACAGCAGTCTCAAAAAGAAAGTCTTAAGCAGGCTCAAGCCAAAGAAAGTCTTCTTATGTGGGATATGTTGATGTGTGTTGTAGTCATTCTAAACCCCACCTTTAACTCTGTGTAACTGGACACTTGTAATTTAGATCAGTGGTGATCCAAACCTGATCCAGAGCAATGTTAGAACCGCTTTTGCGCTGTTAACCCCACACTGCTGTGCCAAACTTGTACAGTTGTGAAACAATGCTAGAATGTTACAGCTAGATGCTCAGTAGCAGACAACCAATCATGTGTCTCATATTGACTTGCTTTGGACAGTCACGTAAACACACCTCATTGTGTAAACAGCAGTTTCAGCGcttgagaaaaaatgtcaaatggcAACGCAAAACTCACAAACTGGAGTAAGGAAGAGATTGTTTTATTCTTACCTTTATAGTCCACAGAAGGGTCCATTCTGAAAATTCCTGATAGTAGTGATGTTATGCCTGATGCCAAAGCTTCAAAGCTTGTGTCAAGAACATCTGGTACTTTCAGTCAAAGCTCCGTTTTGAGGCTTGTGTTGTTTTAGTGAAGTGGCGTAACTGGTGATGTTCGAAGCTTCATTTGATTGCAGTGCTTCAAGAAGGGTTTCACTTTCCAAGAATCACAGAAttctaaaaagaaagaaatcgtAGATATAtctattaggggtgtaacggtacacagatgtcacggttcggtacgtacctcggttcgagGGTCACGGTTCAATATGATTtcagtacaacagaaaaaaaaaaataaaaatctactatgctaggtttcttttcatttattttaaacagacagtaatacaaatgacaaatttttccacctacatgtgaaaatactaaatattatatcaaattaatgtcatttacaggctataaaatctgcagtgaatatatacatacaaggaataaatacttgaaatatatttaaattaattaactgatagacaagggggaaaaaactgtgCGACATGTAACTTAggatatttgctgagtttcagttcagttttgtgacagaatgGAAaatcaaatggcagaaagcgacattctatttgttttttgtttaagttgattttgctggtatgaggaagtTGAAGTAATTGCGCTTCCAGGCTTCttgcattg includes:
- the LOC127171876 gene encoding olfactory receptor 13C2-like; this encodes MNLDFTENRNISTPSYFYISGFSGIPHVRYYYIFLFFVYIISLLGNSCLMLVIIIDRNLHTPKYIAVFNLSLTDICESTAVIPQLLDTFLFGNQLIPYGLCLFNMFSVFVSISTQSLSLAVLSFDRLVAICLPLRYHTIVTHRSMLVIIGFTWAIVLLMVSAATIFISRLSFCRVIVIINSFYCDHGPMYRSACSNYLPNSVIGGLYPVLILGFPVSFIFFSYVCIAVTLSKITTPQDRQRAAKTCTAHLIVVAIFYVPITFTYALSSFINTNTRIINLSLTSALPPMLNPIIYTFKTEEFMASLKRVLKRRIIFPYSK